A genomic region of Candidatus Paracaedimonas acanthamoebae contains the following coding sequences:
- a CDS encoding recombinase family protein, with the protein MSKGKILGYIRVSSFGQNTERQLDGILLDKVFTDKASGKDTKRPGLEELLHYARDGDTIVVHSMDRLARNLDDLRKLVLDLTEKGIGIRFEKEQLVFTGEDSPMAKLLLSVMGAFGEFERALIRERQLEGIHLAKQKGLYKGRKKKLSEETILELKEKVSQGHSKSAVAKELNISRETLYQYLRNN; encoded by the coding sequence CTAAAGGTAAAATACTTGGCTATATCCGCGTCAGCAGTTTTGGTCAAAATACAGAACGACAACTCGATGGAATTCTTCTTGATAAAGTTTTCACTGATAAAGCATCAGGAAAAGATACCAAAAGACCTGGACTAGAAGAACTTCTTCACTATGCAAGAGATGGAGATACGATTGTTGTCCATAGCATGGATCGATTAGCTCGTAATCTTGATGATTTAAGAAAGCTAGTGTTAGATTTAACAGAGAAGGGGATAGGTATTCGATTTGAGAAAGAGCAGTTAGTCTTTACAGGCGAGGACTCTCCCATGGCCAAGCTTCTTCTCTCCGTAATGGGAGCTTTTGGAGAATTTGAGCGAGCTCTTATCAGAGAGCGGCAGTTAGAAGGAATTCATCTTGCAAAGCAAAAGGGACTCTATAAAGGAAGGAAGAAAAAGCTCAGTGAGGAAACAATATTAGAGCTTAAGGAAAAGGTTTCTCAAGGACATAGCAAATCAGCAGTTGCCAAGGAGCTTAATATCAGCCGAGAGACACTTTATCAGTACTTGAGAAATAATTAA